In the genome of Pelagicoccus sp. SDUM812003, one region contains:
- the yihA gene encoding ribosome biogenesis GTP-binding protein YihA/YsxC, with product MKTIAARFLTSAKDLASCPPSKLPEVAFIGRSNVGKSSLVNTLTKQKDLAKVSKVPGKTKLINFFTMNGNWNLVDLPGYGFAKVGKGEEQSFNLAAGDYLTERPNLKLILTLVDSRFEPTEIDLAFINWLNEREKPYSLVFTKTDTLSKDAWQRNLAIYEETLEALEFPIPPMLPCSSKTAAGRGELIQYIESVLPKPKKKAKGSGVSLNWMK from the coding sequence ATGAAGACCATCGCCGCCCGTTTCCTGACCAGCGCCAAGGACCTCGCCTCCTGCCCGCCTTCGAAGCTGCCGGAAGTGGCCTTCATCGGTCGCTCGAACGTGGGCAAATCCTCTCTGGTCAATACCCTAACCAAGCAGAAGGATCTGGCGAAAGTCTCCAAGGTCCCAGGCAAGACCAAGCTCATCAACTTCTTCACCATGAACGGGAACTGGAACCTGGTCGACCTGCCCGGCTACGGTTTCGCCAAAGTGGGCAAAGGCGAGGAGCAGAGCTTCAACCTCGCCGCAGGCGACTACCTCACCGAGCGCCCGAACCTGAAGCTGATCCTCACTCTGGTCGACTCGCGCTTCGAGCCCACCGAGATCGACCTTGCGTTCATCAACTGGCTCAACGAACGCGAAAAGCCTTATTCGCTCGTCTTCACCAAGACCGACACCCTTTCCAAGGACGCCTGGCAGCGAAACCTCGCCATCTACGAGGAAACGCTGGAAGCCCTGGAGTTTCCCATCCCACCCATGCTGCCCTGCTCCTCGAAAACCGCGGCCGGACGCGGCGAGCTGATCCAATACATCGAAAGCGTTCTCCCGAAGCCCAAAAAGAAAGCCAAAGGTAGCGGCGTTTCGCTGAACTGGATGAAGTAG
- a CDS encoding hydantoinase B/oxoprolinase family protein has product MWKFWIDTGGTFTDCIALTPEGERRRAKVLSSSCLRASLVSKLSDDEVEVDIAQELPDDFFRGYTFRVLSRQPFESAVVKWDADRGVAKLDRVLPEVQKGQLCEFQSPEEPPTLAARLITGTSLDDALPPLDMRLATTRGTNALLERKGAKVGLFVTRGFRDLLKIGNQQRPDLFELGIQKPDPLTERVYEVDERLDRNGEALKPLDEVALAELIAEAKRNGVEAFAVALMHSYRNDVHEKRIREMLTEEGCRYVSLSSELSPYVKLLPRTETTVVDTYLAPIMEAYLDAVEEAMERGERAGEEREPGGLALSTLRVMTSAGGLVGRKQFRPKDSLLSGPAGGVVGSSSVGLAAGRPKTIAFDMGGTSTDVSRFDGQLDYQFEQRIGAARVYAPSLRIETVAAGGGSICWFDGTALRVGPESAGASPGPACYGAGGPLAVTDVNLLLGRLDASRFGIPVFEEAARERLRDLQEQIEKALGKRIGEDELLQGFLEIANERMAEAIRKISVGAGYDPAGFAMVAFGGAGGLHACSVANRLGMDTVLFPADAGLLSAYGLERAKLEQFAGRQVLRPFSEVVDLIENWVADLGSEASDKLRRDGLAESEVELLPARYELRFAGQESILVVEGGPAESIAQRFEAAYEDRFGFLPTGLAVELVAIRVIGRGGASDAIDERFETGEDVSRDRSRFFIDRADLSVGDRLEGPLVIQDPYSTVFVDTGWVTEVGSLGTLRLRKVSAGGETGRQLDEVVDLELFTNRFLALVDEMGALLERVAFSTNVKDRKDFSCALLDAEGYLVANAPHIPVHLGALGVCVRTVVETMDLGPEDVVVTNHPAFGGAHLPDVTLIAPVYSKHGSRRIGYVANRAHHAEIGGISPGSMPPNAENLAQEGVVISPFKLIDGGRANWDDLKRLLSEGDYPSRSLDENVADLSAQLASIRRGQAALRELARSEGEERVDRFMGLLKKRAATALRRAMEQSGEFGKNKGEENAPWTSRSTRERLDNGAEVCVTVSRQASGKWMIDFEGSAGVQASNYNATPAIVTSAVIYTLRLLAAEDIPLNEGFLDVVDIRIPEGMLNPTFHQDANRCPAVVAGNVEVSQLVVSTLIKAFGLAACSQSTMNNLIFGTSRFGYYETIAGGEGGTPQRDGASGVHTHMTNTAMTDPELMELRYPVRLEAFHLRDGSGGIGARRGGDGVVKCIRFLEPVTLSLLTQRRERPPFGMAGGEPGSCGRQALLKPDGSEERLPGNGSFELAADSVLLVETPGGGAWGEGNDE; this is encoded by the coding sequence ATGTGGAAATTCTGGATCGACACGGGAGGAACCTTCACGGACTGCATCGCCTTGACGCCAGAGGGTGAGCGCCGACGTGCCAAAGTGCTATCGAGCAGCTGCTTGCGAGCGAGTCTCGTATCCAAACTTTCTGACGACGAAGTGGAGGTCGATATCGCCCAGGAACTGCCGGATGACTTTTTTCGTGGATACACGTTTCGCGTTTTGAGTCGGCAGCCGTTTGAAAGCGCGGTAGTGAAATGGGACGCTGACCGTGGCGTCGCCAAGCTGGACCGAGTTCTGCCGGAAGTGCAGAAAGGGCAGTTGTGCGAATTTCAATCCCCCGAGGAGCCGCCCACGCTGGCCGCTCGCTTGATCACCGGGACATCGCTTGATGATGCCCTGCCGCCGCTTGACATGCGTTTGGCGACCACTCGCGGAACCAACGCTCTGCTTGAACGCAAAGGAGCCAAAGTGGGACTGTTCGTGACGCGTGGGTTCCGAGACTTGCTGAAGATCGGCAATCAGCAGCGGCCCGATCTATTCGAGCTCGGTATCCAGAAACCGGATCCGTTGACGGAACGCGTTTACGAAGTCGATGAGCGTCTGGATAGGAATGGCGAAGCGCTGAAACCGTTGGACGAGGTCGCTCTAGCTGAACTGATCGCTGAGGCGAAACGGAACGGCGTTGAGGCCTTTGCGGTGGCGTTGATGCATAGCTACCGAAATGATGTTCACGAAAAGCGTATCCGAGAGATGCTTACAGAAGAAGGATGTCGCTACGTCTCCCTGTCGTCGGAGCTTTCGCCCTATGTGAAGTTGTTGCCGCGGACGGAAACGACGGTCGTGGATACCTATCTCGCTCCTATCATGGAAGCCTACCTCGATGCGGTGGAGGAGGCGATGGAGAGGGGTGAGCGAGCTGGCGAGGAGCGCGAACCCGGAGGTCTGGCGCTGTCTACGCTGCGGGTGATGACGAGCGCGGGCGGGTTGGTAGGTCGGAAGCAGTTTCGCCCCAAGGACAGTTTGCTGAGTGGACCGGCGGGCGGCGTGGTGGGTTCGTCGAGCGTCGGCTTGGCAGCGGGACGCCCGAAGACTATCGCCTTCGATATGGGCGGCACCAGCACCGATGTGTCGCGTTTCGACGGGCAGTTGGACTATCAGTTTGAGCAACGCATCGGGGCGGCTCGCGTCTACGCCCCCAGCTTGCGCATCGAAACCGTGGCGGCGGGCGGCGGCTCGATTTGCTGGTTCGACGGCACGGCGTTGCGTGTAGGGCCGGAGAGCGCCGGGGCCAGTCCGGGTCCCGCTTGCTATGGGGCGGGCGGGCCGCTGGCGGTCACCGATGTGAACCTATTGCTGGGACGTTTGGATGCATCCAGATTTGGAATACCGGTTTTCGAAGAGGCGGCTCGCGAGCGATTGCGCGATCTGCAGGAGCAGATCGAAAAGGCTTTGGGAAAACGCATCGGCGAGGACGAACTGTTGCAGGGATTTCTGGAAATCGCCAACGAGCGCATGGCGGAGGCGATTCGAAAAATATCGGTGGGTGCGGGCTATGATCCGGCGGGCTTCGCTATGGTGGCGTTTGGAGGAGCGGGCGGTTTGCATGCTTGCTCGGTGGCGAATCGTCTCGGCATGGATACGGTTTTGTTCCCCGCGGATGCGGGCTTGCTCAGCGCCTACGGTCTGGAGCGGGCAAAGCTGGAGCAGTTTGCTGGTCGGCAGGTGTTGCGGCCGTTTTCGGAGGTCGTCGATCTCATCGAAAACTGGGTGGCCGATCTGGGAAGCGAAGCCAGCGACAAGCTGCGCCGCGACGGGCTTGCGGAATCCGAGGTGGAGCTGCTGCCGGCGAGGTACGAGCTTCGTTTCGCAGGACAGGAGTCCATCCTCGTCGTGGAGGGTGGACCCGCCGAGAGCATCGCGCAGCGCTTCGAGGCCGCTTACGAGGATCGGTTCGGCTTTCTGCCGACGGGCCTAGCGGTGGAGTTGGTGGCGATTCGCGTGATCGGACGCGGCGGCGCTAGCGACGCAATCGACGAGCGGTTTGAGACGGGTGAAGACGTTTCGCGCGATCGCTCGCGTTTCTTCATTGACCGGGCGGACCTATCTGTAGGCGACCGCCTCGAAGGGCCTTTAGTGATTCAGGATCCCTACAGTACTGTATTTGTGGATACGGGCTGGGTGACGGAAGTTGGGAGCCTAGGAACGCTTCGCCTGCGCAAGGTTTCCGCTGGCGGGGAGACTGGTCGTCAGCTTGATGAGGTCGTAGACCTGGAGCTTTTCACGAACCGCTTTTTGGCTCTCGTCGACGAGATGGGCGCCTTGCTCGAGCGGGTGGCGTTTTCCACCAATGTGAAGGATCGAAAGGATTTCTCCTGCGCCCTTTTGGATGCCGAGGGCTACCTCGTGGCGAACGCTCCCCATATACCGGTGCACCTCGGCGCTCTGGGCGTTTGCGTGCGGACCGTCGTCGAGACCATGGACCTCGGTCCCGAAGACGTGGTGGTGACGAATCATCCCGCTTTCGGAGGAGCCCATTTGCCGGATGTCACCCTGATCGCTCCGGTGTATTCAAAGCATGGATCGCGACGGATTGGATATGTGGCCAATCGCGCCCACCATGCGGAGATCGGTGGAATCAGCCCGGGCTCCATGCCTCCGAACGCGGAAAATCTGGCCCAAGAGGGCGTGGTTATTTCTCCGTTCAAGCTCATCGATGGAGGGCGGGCGAATTGGGACGATCTGAAGCGGCTTCTCAGCGAGGGGGATTATCCGAGCCGATCGCTGGATGAGAACGTGGCGGATCTCTCCGCTCAGCTGGCTTCGATTCGCCGTGGGCAGGCCGCCCTGCGAGAGCTCGCTCGTTCGGAGGGAGAGGAACGCGTGGACCGTTTCATGGGGTTGCTCAAGAAGCGAGCGGCGACAGCCCTGCGAAGAGCGATGGAGCAGAGCGGAGAATTTGGGAAAAACAAGGGAGAGGAAAACGCGCCGTGGACGTCGCGTTCCACCCGGGAGCGCCTGGACAATGGAGCCGAAGTCTGCGTGACGGTTTCTCGTCAGGCGAGCGGCAAGTGGATGATCGATTTCGAGGGATCCGCCGGGGTGCAAGCGAGCAATTACAACGCGACGCCTGCCATCGTGACCAGCGCGGTGATCTATACGCTACGCCTTTTGGCTGCTGAGGATATTCCTTTGAACGAAGGATTTCTTGATGTGGTTGATATTCGGATACCAGAGGGAATGCTGAATCCGACTTTTCATCAGGATGCCAATCGTTGCCCTGCGGTGGTAGCGGGCAACGTGGAAGTTAGCCAGCTTGTGGTGTCGACCTTGATCAAGGCTTTCGGGTTGGCTGCGTGCAGCCAGTCGACGATGAACAATCTGATCTTCGGAACGAGCCGTTTTGGCTACTATGAAACCATCGCGGGCGGCGAGGGGGGCACGCCTCAAAGGGACGGAGCCAGTGGCGTGCATACCCACATGACGAATACAGCGATGACGGATCCTGAGCTGATGGAGCTGCGCTATCCCGTCCGCCTGGAAGCCTTTCACCTGCGAGATGGATCGGGAGGAATAGGGGCCCGTCGTGGCGGGGATGGTGTGGTGAAATGTATCCGTTTTCTGGAGCCGGTCACGTTGTCATTGCTGACGCAGCGGCGTGAGCGGCCACCGTTTGGCATGGCGGGCGGAGAGCCTGGGAGTTGCGGGCGGCAGGCGCTGCTCAAGCCGGATGGCAGCGAGGAGCGTTTGCCAGGGAATGGATCTTTCGAATTGGCAGCCGATAGCGTGTTGCTCGTGGAGACGCCTGGCGGCGGCGCTTGGGGAGAGGGTAATGATGAATAG
- a CDS encoding DoxX family protein → MNTATTTPSSSQSSSLSESASGISPLARLFATTDSYAPLIARLTLAIVIFPHGAQKALGWFGGYGFSGTMGFFTENMGIPALFAFLAIVAEFLGPIALLFGALSRVAAFGVGTTIAVAMFFGHTANGFFMNWYGNQAGEGIEYHLLVIGLALIGVISGGGKLSADRVIANKLK, encoded by the coding sequence ATGAATACAGCAACCACAACACCATCATCCTCTCAATCCTCCTCGCTCTCCGAGTCAGCGTCTGGGATTTCCCCTCTCGCCCGCCTCTTCGCGACGACCGATTCCTACGCTCCGCTCATCGCTCGCCTCACGCTGGCCATCGTGATCTTCCCTCACGGGGCCCAAAAGGCGCTCGGATGGTTTGGGGGCTACGGCTTCAGCGGCACCATGGGCTTCTTCACCGAAAACATGGGCATTCCTGCCCTCTTCGCCTTTCTCGCCATCGTAGCCGAGTTCCTAGGGCCCATCGCCCTTCTCTTCGGAGCGCTAAGCCGTGTGGCCGCTTTCGGGGTGGGAACCACCATCGCGGTGGCGATGTTCTTCGGGCATACCGCGAACGGCTTCTTCATGAATTGGTACGGCAACCAGGCCGGCGAAGGCATCGAGTATCATCTTCTGGTCATCGGCCTGGCTTTGATCGGCGTCATCTCCGGCGGCGGCAAGCTCTCCGCCGACCGCGTCATCGCGAACAAGCTCAAATAA
- a CDS encoding pirin family protein encodes MNTTTNANIRIRRANERGHANHGWLETYHSFSFAHYHDPKWMGFRSLRVINDDIVMPGQGFGRHPHDNMEIVTYILSGQLEHKDSMGNGHIIKTGEVQYMAAGTGVFHSEFNPSDDEAAHLLQIWIQPDERNVTPRYAEKSYADAPNGQWNLVTSKQGRDGSIAIHQDADLWLARLGATDQLAFDVKPERHVWLHLAEGSLTLNGQRLESGDAAYVSEATTLELEATSDSQVLLFDLS; translated from the coding sequence ATGAACACGACAACCAACGCTAACATCAGAATCCGCCGAGCCAACGAGCGCGGTCACGCCAACCACGGCTGGCTGGAAACCTACCACAGCTTCAGCTTCGCCCACTACCACGATCCGAAATGGATGGGCTTCCGCAGCCTGCGCGTCATCAACGACGACATCGTCATGCCAGGCCAAGGTTTCGGCCGCCACCCGCACGACAACATGGAAATCGTCACCTATATCCTCAGCGGCCAGCTCGAGCACAAGGATTCCATGGGCAACGGACACATCATCAAGACCGGCGAGGTCCAGTACATGGCTGCGGGCACTGGCGTCTTCCACAGCGAGTTCAATCCATCCGACGACGAAGCGGCGCACCTCCTGCAAATCTGGATACAGCCTGACGAGCGGAACGTGACGCCCCGCTACGCGGAAAAGAGCTACGCCGACGCCCCGAACGGGCAGTGGAACCTCGTCACCAGCAAACAAGGACGCGACGGATCCATCGCCATCCATCAGGACGCCGATCTCTGGCTGGCCCGCCTCGGAGCCACGGACCAGCTGGCCTTTGACGTCAAACCAGAGCGACATGTCTGGCTGCACCTCGCAGAGGGCTCGCTCACCCTCAACGGCCAACGACTCGAGTCCGGCGACGCCGCCTACGTCTCCGAAGCCACAACCCTCGAGCTCGAAGCGACTAGCGACAGCCAAGTCCTGCTCTTCGACCTTAGCTAG
- a CDS encoding LysR substrate-binding domain-containing protein yields the protein MRYFIEVALEENVTRAAEKLHVSQPALSRQVRDLEDELGFPLFRRSAKSVALTEAGRVFLEEASEVLARLDQGVLRAKEAASGESGDLHVGYAPSLTVKILPPTIRAFQERFPKVKVKLHDLSSEEMLQGLRKGTLDLACLPENRSVRASGFRFEVLRMEPMALAVGASHRLAKRKRAKLEEVSGDSLLGYDQSEYPEYGSMVREIFASAGIDRSIEGEHESVTSLVTSVEAGMGVAIVTESISCVAGGRIRLLEISPAPNPLVVGIAWREQSLSPRSLAFLECARRASADGNAR from the coding sequence TTGAGATACTTTATCGAGGTGGCGCTGGAGGAAAACGTGACGCGGGCGGCGGAGAAGCTGCATGTGTCGCAGCCGGCGCTGAGTCGTCAGGTCAGGGATCTGGAGGATGAGCTAGGGTTTCCTTTGTTTCGACGCAGCGCCAAGTCGGTGGCGTTGACGGAGGCAGGTCGCGTTTTTCTGGAAGAGGCCAGCGAGGTGCTGGCTCGATTGGATCAGGGGGTGCTGCGGGCGAAAGAGGCGGCGAGCGGGGAGTCTGGGGACTTGCACGTGGGCTACGCGCCATCCTTGACGGTGAAGATTCTGCCGCCCACCATTCGGGCTTTTCAGGAACGCTTTCCTAAAGTGAAGGTGAAGCTGCACGATTTGTCGTCCGAGGAGATGCTGCAGGGCTTGCGCAAGGGGACCTTGGACCTCGCATGCCTGCCGGAAAACAGGAGCGTGAGGGCTAGCGGCTTTCGGTTCGAGGTATTGCGCATGGAGCCCATGGCCTTGGCGGTCGGGGCGTCGCATCGACTCGCCAAGAGGAAGCGGGCGAAGCTCGAGGAGGTGTCCGGAGATTCGCTTCTCGGGTACGACCAAAGCGAGTATCCGGAGTACGGAAGCATGGTGAGAGAGATCTTTGCCTCCGCGGGCATTGATCGTTCGATCGAAGGCGAGCACGAGAGCGTGACCAGTCTCGTGACCAGCGTCGAGGCCGGTATGGGGGTGGCGATCGTGACGGAGTCGATTTCATGCGTAGCGGGGGGACGGATACGACTGCTTGAAATCAGTCCGGCTCCCAATCCGCTCGTGGTGGGGATCGCTTGGAGGGAGCAGAGCTTGTCGCCGCGCTCGCTGGCGTTTTTGGAATGCGCCCGCCGAGCCAGCGCGGACGGAAACGCGAGATAG